From Aedes albopictus strain Foshan chromosome 1, AalbF5, whole genome shotgun sequence, one genomic window encodes:
- the LOC109400072 gene encoding microfibril-associated glycoprotein 4, which translates to MKKFLFIGVYFILLIVQNNAAQEKLDSCSGFGYELLAARLEALESIALKSQLQSTGEAQNLRNDVQELTRNIQSLVWKNSIGTDSSSISSDLPRSCSELRSRKSGIHRLDISRGLKAPIEVFCDQDYEGGGWLVFQNRFNGAVDFYRPWAEYKEGFGALDGEFWLGLNKLHEITYSGSYELAIQMEGFDGEKAVARYSEFAIGSEAEFYNLIKLGAYNGTAEDSLSYHSGGKFSTFDRDNDEHETHCASVYIGAWWYKACHMSNLNSRYGATGQPNRIVVWRKWKGDSYALRMTRMMIKLKS; encoded by the exons atgaagaaatttctttttaTCGGAGTTTACTTTATTTTGCTGATTGTGCAAAATAACGCAGCTCAAGAAAAGTTGGATTCTTGTTCGGGATTTGGATATGAATTGCTTGCAGCACGTTTGGAAGCTCTGGAGAGCAT TGCATTGAAGTCTCAGCTCCAATCAACAGGAGAAGCTCAAAACCTACGTAATGATGTCCAGGAACTAACCAGAAATATTCAATCGTTGGTATGGAAAAATTCGATCGGCACCGATTCTTCAAGCATCTCTTCAG ATTTGCCTCGGTCGTGCAGTGAATTGCGTTCTAGAAAATCCGGCATACATCGATTGGACATTTCTCGAGGCTTGAAAGCACCGATTGAGGTGTTCTGTGACCAGGACTATGAAGGTGGCGGTTGGCTGGTATTTCAAAATCGATTCAATGGAGCAGTTGATTTCTATCGGCCCTGGGCTGAGTATAAGGAAGGGTTCGGTGCATTGGATGGAGAATTCTGGCTTGGACTGAATAAGCTCCATGAG ATAACATATTCCGGTTCGTACGAGCTGGCCATTCAAATGGAAGGCTTTGATGGAGAAAAAGCGGTTGCACGATATTCTGAGTTTGCGATCGGCAGTGAAGCGGAGTTCTACAACCTAATAAAATTGGGAGCGTACAACGGAACAGCGGAAGACAGTTTAAGTTATCATTCGGGGGGGAAGTTCTCAACCTTCGATCGTGATAATGATGAACATGAGACACACTGTGCATCGGTTTACATCGGAGCCTGGTGGTATAAAGCGTGTCACATGAGCAATTTGAATTCGCGATATGGCGCAACCGGTCAGCCAAATCGTATCGTCGTCTGGCGAAAGTGGAAAGGGGACTCGTACGCTTTGAGAATGACTCGAATGATGATAAAACTGAAGTCGTAA
- the LOC134291094 gene encoding uncharacterized protein K02A2.6-like gives MATNEELQAAILQMTRLLQRLAVPQATNPEQVLESLSTNISEFSFDPENGTTWFARYADLFESDARSLDDAAKVRLLLRKLDTASHSRYVNYILPKLPRDVSFADTVKTLTKIFGKQTSVFNKRYQCLQLVKSETDDIISYGGKVNRACEEFEFQDLKIDQFKCLIFVCGLKAPRYADIRARLLSRIEGETPEAPVTIQTLIDEFQRLVNLKSDTTMIEHPSSSKQSVHSVSEKKPGNRPPRTESKSSPRTPCWQCGQMHYVRDCSFSDHLCKVCNRVGHKEGYCGCVKKSSSDSSTPPREKKHVVFSVIDLSDAYLQVEVDEESKKLLTINTHRGLFQFNRLAPGVKSAPGAFQRLVDGMIADIPGVRTFLDDAIIFGPTWEAHKASLDMLLQRLEEYGFHVKLEKCRFFQTELGYLGHIVDCNGIRPDPEKLQAIASIPAPTNVSELRSFLGAVNFYGRFVRNMHEIRHPLDKLLKKDAKWQWNSDCQRSFERFKQILQSDMLLTHYDPKLPIIVAADASSTGIGAVIFHEFPNGHLKAIQHASRSLTPAEQGYGQPEKEALALTYGVTKFHKYLLGRRFTLLTDHKPLLSIFGSKKGIPLHTANRLQRWALMLLNYDFDIRHVSTNDFGCADMLSRLIDRSKQPEEDYVVAAISLEEDMVSIIHDTIDQVPVSFKAIQEETKANEALQTVLKFIRDGWPNDARSITNPDVRPYFNRRESLTHVDGCILFHDRVVVPNKFRRQVLKQFHRGHPGMVRMKSIARSFVYWPGIDNDIEDYVRRCTPCCTAGKAPIKTTLESWPIPDKPWSRIHVDYAGPVDGVFFLVVVDPYTKWPEVYATKTTTTKTTTKLLSQSFATFGVPETIVSDNGTQFTSHEFKTFCEQHGIRHVRTAPFHPQSNGLAERFVDTLKRTLRKIRSGGNTLEEALQTFLQVYRSTPTADLGEKSPAEVMFGRPIRTVSTLLLPPKHSAPELQPKARKQNERFNKKHGAVSRKFAPGDLVYAQVHQANSWQWQAATVIERIGSVTYNVFLEDRQRLIRSHTNQLKHRAVDSAPDPVPSQNSSPLSIFFDGFGLDVASQAVPNPAPAELDQRNLEIGTDESEYFSEDDDEEPPQPDPVPIPVPARERRQTRLPARFEPYWMT, from the exons ATGGCAACGAACGAAGAACTCCAAGCAGCGATTCTGCAGATGACCCGGCTACTCCAGCGGTTGGCCGTTCCTCAAGCAACCAACCCCGAGCAGGTACTGGAGTCACTGTCGACGAACATCAGCGAGTTCAGTTTCGATCCGGAAAACGGCACCACTTGGTTTGCCCGTTACGCGGATCTGTTCGAGAGCGACGCGCGAAGTCTGGACGATGCAGCCAAAGTTCGGCTTCTGCTCCGGAAGTTGGACACGGCCTCCCACAGTCGCTACGTCAACTATATCCTTCCGAAGCTACCGAGGGACGTTTCGTTCGCCGACACCGTCAAGACGCTGACGAAAATCTTCGGTAAGCAAACCTCCGTCTTCAACAAGCGATACCAGTGTTTGCAGCTGGTTAAATCCGAGACGGACGACATCATCAGCTATGGTGGTAAAGTCAACAGGGCGTGTGAAGAGTTCGAGTTTCAAGACTTGAAGATCGACCAATTCAAGTGCTTGATTTTCGTGTGCGGACTCAAGGCACCACGCTACGCGGACATCCGAGCAAGGCTACTTTCCCGCATCGAAGGTGAAACGCCAGAAGCGCCAGTGACGATCCAGACTCTGATCGATGAGTTCCAGCGGCTCGTCAACCTCAAGTCGGACACCACGATGATCGAACATCCATCAAGTTCGAAGCAATCGGTCCACAGCGTTTCGGAGAAGAAGCCTGGAAATCGTCCACCGAGAACGGAAAGCAAGTCAAGCCCTCGTACTCCCTGCTGGCAGTGTGGTCAAATGCACTACGTGCGTGACTGCTCATTCTCGGACCACCTGTGCAAGGTATGTAATCGCGTCGGCCACAAGGAAGGCTACTGTGGCTGCGTGAAAAAGTCTTCAAGCGACTCTTCAACTCCACCCCGTGAGAAGAAGCA TGTGGTGTTCAGCGTCATCGACCTCTCCGACGCGTATCTCCAGGTGGAAGTCGACGAAGaatcgaagaaacttctcaccaTCAATACGCACCGAGGTCTGTTCCAGTTCAACCGCCTAGCTCCTGGTGTGAAGTCAGCACCTGGAGCGTTTCAACGACTGGTCGACGGCATGATCGCTGACATCCCTGGTGTTCGAACGTTTCTCGATGATGCCATCATATTCGGACCAACTTGGGAAGCACACAAGGCGTCTCTGGACATGCTACTGCAACGTCTGGAGGAATATGGATTCCACGTCAAGCTGGAGAAATGCCGGTTTTTCCAAACCGAACTAGGCTACTTGGGGCACATCGTGGACTGCAACGGCATTCGCCCGGATCCGGAGAAGCTCCAAGCCATCGCCTCCATTCCGGCACCAACCAACGTTTCCGAACTGCGATCATTCTTGGGAGCCGTTAACTTCTACGGCCGATTTGTTCGCAACATGCATGAGATTCGTCATCCTCTCGACAAGCTACTCAAGAAGGATGCGAAGTGGCAGTGGAATTCCGATTGCCAACGGTCTTTCGAGCGATTCAAGCAGATTTTGCAGTCCGATATGTTGCTGACGCATTATGATCCGAAGTTACCAATCATCGTAGCAGCGGACGCTTCAAGCACGGGCATCGGCGCAGtaatcttccacgaattccccAACGGACATCTGAAGGCAATCCAGCACGCATCAAGATCCCTCACTCCGGCGGAACAAGGTTACGGGCAGCCGGAAAAAGAAGCTCTGGCACTCACCTACGGCGTAACGAAGTTCCACAAGTACCTCCTAGGACGCCGATTCACTCTTCTGACGGACCACAAGCCACTGTTATCCATCTTTGGTTCGAAGAAGGGTATTCCATTGCACACCGCAAATCGCCTTCAACGGTGGGCGTTAATGCTCCTCAACTACGATTTCGACATCCGCCACGTGTCCACCAACGACTTCGGGTGCGCCGACATGCTGTCCAGGTTGATCGACCGTTCCAAGCAACCCGAGGAGGACTACGTCGTAGCAGCGATTTCCCTGGAAGAAGATATGGTAAGCATTATCCACGACACTATCGACCAGGTACCAGTCTCTTTCAAAGCCATTCAGGAAGAGACGAAGGCAAATGAAGCTCTACAAACGGTGTTGAAGTTCATCCGTGACGGTTGGCCAAACGATGCACGGTCAATCACAAACCCCGATGTTCGTCCGTACTTCAACAGGCGGGAATCCCTCACCCACGTCGACGGGTGTATATTGTTCCACGACAGGGTTGTCGTTCCAAACAAATTCCGAAGGCaagttctgaagcaatttcatcgtggacatccCGGCATGGTACGCATGAAGTCGATTGCCCGCAGTTTCGTCTACTGGCCGGGGATCGACAACGACATCGAGGATTACGTTCGGCGGTGCACTCCATGCTGCACTGCGGGAAAGGCACCAATCAAAACAACGCTTGAATCATGGCCCATTCCAGACAAGCCGTGGTCCCGCATCCATGTGGATTACGCCGGACCTGTGGACGGTGTATTTTTCCTGGTGGTGGTGGACCCGTACACCAAATGGCCTGAAGTGTACGCAACGAAAACTACCACGACGAAGACAACAACGAAGCTACTCTCTCAATCGTTCGCAACGTTCGGAGTACCGGAAACCATAGTATCCGACAATGGTACTCAGTTCACCAGTCACGAATTCAAGACGTTCTGCGAACAGCATGGCATCCGCCACGTCCGCACTGCACCATTCCATCCACAATCCAATGGGCTAGCAGAAAGGTTCGTGGACACGCTGAAGCGGACTCTTCGGAAAATTCGATCGGGAGGAAACACACTGGAGGAAGCGCTGCAGACATTTTTGCAAGTTTACCGGTCAACTCCAACGGCCGACCTCGGTGAAAAGTCTCCTGCAGAGGTGATGTTCGGACGACCGATCCGTACAGTTTCGACGTTGTTACTACCGCCCAAGCATTCCGCACCAGAACTACAACCGAAGGCCAGGAAGCAGAACGAGCGTTTCAACAAGAAGCACGGAGCAGTTTCGAGGAAGTTTGCTCCCGGCGATCTCGTATATGCTCAAGTCCATCAAGCGAATTCCTGGCAGTGGCAAGCCGCCACGGTCATCGAGCGTATCGGCAGTGTAACGTACAACGTTTTCCTGGAGGATCGTCAGAGGCTCATCCGCTCGCACACAAACCAGCTCAAGCACCGTGCGGTTGACTCTGCTCCAGATCCTGTTCCGAGTCAAAATTCAAGCCCACTATCGATATTCTTCGACGGCTTTGGATTAGATGTGGCGTCTCAAGCAGTTCCGAATCCGGCACCCGCCGAACTGGATCAGCGCAACCTGGAAATAGGAACAGACGAGTCAGAATATTTTTCAGAAGATGACGATGAAGAACCGCCTCAACCAGATCCAGTACCAATCCCGGTTCCGGCAAGGGAGCGGCGGCAGACCCGTTTACCAGCAAGATTCGAGCCCTACTGGATGACTTAA